The Sorangiineae bacterium MSr11954 DNA segment CACCTCCGGCAAGGACGTGAGCGAGCCGAGCGCGCGCACGCTGGCGAGCAGCACGTCGCGAAGCTGCGCGTAGTCGCGCTGGGTGCGAAGGTAGTCCTCGACCCACGCCAGCGCCTCGGCGTGCGCGGGGTCGATCTCGAGCGCCTCCTTGTACTTGGCGAGGGCCTCGGTCTTCTTGCCGGCCAGGGTGAGCGTCTTGGCGCTCGCCAGCGCCTCTTGCAGCCGGACCTCGTCGGAGATGCGCGCGGGGGCGCCCGACGCGACAGGTGCGATGGGCGCGCCCGATGCGACGCCGTTGCGCGGGACCTCGGAGCGGGTCGCGGGCTGCTCCCGGATCGCCGTTTTGTCCTCCGCGGGATCGATCACGCGCCGCGGTGCGACCACGGGTGCAGGGGCGGTGGCGGCGTGCGCCCGCGCCTCGGCGGCCATGGCGCCGTCGGGGTTCACCTGGAGGTACGCGGCGAAGCGCGCGGGGATCTCCGCGTCGCGCTGGAGCGACTGCGCGTAATAGACGAAGAGCTGCAGCGCGCGATCGTGCGCCGGGTTGATGTCGAGCGCGCCGCCGGCGTAGGCGAGGCCGTGCTCGCCGTTGTAGGACTCCGCGAGGTTGACGAGCAGCTCCAACGCCAGCGCGCGCTGGTCTTCGGCCACCGATTCGCCGGCTTGGATGCGGTCGATGACCGACGCGGCGAACTCGTGCGAGAGCTCCGGATTTTCTTCGTCGAAGACGCGGGCTCGCCCGAGCGCGCGGGTGGCGCCTGCTCGGTCGCCGGCGCGCTGGCGGGTCTCGGCCTCGTCGCGCAAGAGGGCGACCTTGCGCGCGATGTCGTCGACCAGCGCCAGCTCCATATCGTAGAGCGGGTAGGCGTCGTCCCACTGCTCTTGCGCTTTGCAGAGCTCGCGGGTGCAATAGATGGCGTAGGCGTTGGTGGGATCGAGCTCGATGGCCTTGCGGAAGCTCTCGATGGCCTTCTTCGGCTGCGCGAGCGCCGCGTCGCTCCAGAGGTGGCCGAGCTCCTCGTGCATGTGCGCCAGCTCGGGGACGAGATCGCCGAACTCCGGATCCGACGCGACCAGTTGGCCGACGGCCTTGGAGCGCCGATCGAGCAAGGCGGCGAGCCCGCGCACGTTGCCCTTGTCGCGATACAGCTGCGCGAGCCGTTCGGCGGCCACCGACTGCGTGGGATCGGAGTCGACGGCGGCCATGAGGACGCGCGCCGCGCGATGCGCATCGCCCAACGTCTGCAGCCAGACGTTGGCGGCCTCGCTCAACCAGTGGCTCTTGATGGCGGGTTCGTTCGTGAGGCTCCCGACCTTTTCCAGCATGAGCGCATAGGATTTGGGATCGTTCTCGCCCGAGTCGTGCGCGTAGGCGAGCGCCTCTTCGTCGTGTGGGTTTTCCACGAGCCGCTGAACGAGCGCCTCGATTTCGCTGGGATCCATTTGAAGCACGGCTATGCTAACAAGTTTTGCCCGTTTTCCAAACGCCGAGCCTCTTATCGCGACACCCGCGTTGCATGCCGAGCGCCGCTTGCGTCGTCCGGTGCCCGCTTGCGGCAGCGGGTTCCGGTGTCAGTCGAAAACATCATCCGGTGTCAGTCGAAAACACCATAACGAGGGCTCGCGCTCGGTGCTTGCGCAGCGCTCTTGGCTGTTGCCGGAACAGTGCCCGGGCGCGGCGGTCGTCGCTCCGCTGCCGTGCGGGCAGGACCTTGAGGCACCATCGGCGTGGTCGGAATCGGGGTGGCGACGCGTCTCTGCCCCGCCTCGTCCTCCGCCGAAGCGGGGGCGCTCTCCTTGTCCGCGTGCGGTGACGACGGAGCATTCGTCGCGCTGCCGCTCGTGGAAGAAGCGGAAGAAGGAGCGGCGGCGGCCGAGGGCATCGCCGAAGGTGCGGGCGGTGAGGACGACGCGCTGGAGGCGGAGGGATCGGGCGTGCCCGAGGCCGTCGTGTCGGAGCGTTGCGCCGAGCGCGCGCGCACGAACATGACGATGCCGAGGATGGCGAGGGTGAGCACCGCCACGAGCGCTCCGATGATGCGTCCGCGGCCGATGGTGCGCGCGCGCGACGAGCTCACGCCGGCGAGCTCCAAGCTGTCGTCGGTGGGCGGGCTCACCGTAGGCACGGAGATGCTGGCGAGCGATACATGCTGCACGCCGCTCGTGCCCGCGGCGGGCATCATCTCGAGGGCGCGCAAAAGCTCGTTGGCCATGGCGTCGGCCGTCGGAGGCCTCTCGGCGGGGTTCTTGGCGAGCACGCGCATGACCGCGGCCTCGACCTCGACCGGGATGTTGGCCTCGGGCGCGACCTCGCGCAGAGGGCGCGGCGCCGTCTTGATGTGGCGGGCCATCACGATGATCGCGTCGTCGTCGGTGAACGGCGGGCGGCCCGTGAGCATGTGATACAGCAGCACGCCCAGCGAATAGAGATCGCTGCGCGCGTCGAGCGGCTTGGCCTGCGCCTGCTCGGGCGACATGTACCGGGGGGTGCCGAACACCGTGCCGGCCTGCGTCTCGATGGCGTTGATGGGGCCCATGCCCTCGCCGAGCATCTTGGCGATGCCGAAGTCCACCACCTTGACGATCTCCTCGTCGGCGTGGCCTTGCATCACCTTGGCGTAGAAGAGATTGTCCGGCTTGAGATCGCGGTGCACGATCCCCTTGGCGTGCGCCTCCGCGAGGGAGCGCAGGGCCTGTTTGGCCGTGTCGAGCGCGAACACCACCGGCAGCCGCTTGACGCGCGTGAGCCTCTGCCCGAGCGACTCGCCCTCGAGCAGCTCCATGGCGAGAAAGAGCTCACCGCTCGACGCCTGCCCGAAGTCGAACACCGTGACCGTGTGCGGTGAGACCAGCGCGCTGTTGGCGCGCGCCTCGCGCAGGAAGCGGGCCTTGCTCGCCTCGTCCACCGCGCGATCGCTGCGCAGGATCTTGATGGCGACGTCGCGCTCCATGCCGTGCTGGCGGGCGCGGTACACGGTGCCCATGGATCCGGCGCCCAGGCGCGCGAGCATGGTGAAGCGGCCATCGAGCGTGCGGCCCACCATCGGATCGTTCTGCGACTCGAGCCACGTGCGCGCGGCGATCAGCGGGGTGCGGTCTTGCGGGCAGTGTGATGGAATGACATCCGTCGCGTTCTCGGGGAAGGTAATCCGGCACAGAGGGCAGAGGTATCCCGTAACGGAGCGGAGCGAGGTTGCCGCGGAGGGCCGGTCATCGGGCTGGCGGGGCTTTCGGGATGAGGACGACACCTGAGACCAATCGTCGCGCGGAGATAGGTTGCGCGCAAGCTCGGTGGAACGATGTTTGGTAAGGCTCACGCGGAAATTCGAGGTTACTTGAGGGTCACGTCTCACGAAAGAGCGTGAAAACACGTGAAAGGTACGCTGGCGCCCCGCGCGTACGGTCGGCGGGGCGTGGGCTAGGGGCGCCGGAAGCCTGCGGCGCAACCCGCAACGATGGTCAGCTCGAAGGCATCGCCGCCGCTCCAA contains these protein-coding regions:
- a CDS encoding serine/threonine protein kinase; protein product: MSSSSRKPRQPDDRPSAATSLRSVTGYLCPLCRITFPENATDVIPSHCPQDRTPLIAARTWLESQNDPMVGRTLDGRFTMLARLGAGSMGTVYRARQHGMERDVAIKILRSDRAVDEASKARFLREARANSALVSPHTVTVFDFGQASSGELFLAMELLEGESLGQRLTRVKRLPVVFALDTAKQALRSLAEAHAKGIVHRDLKPDNLFYAKVMQGHADEEIVKVVDFGIAKMLGEGMGPINAIETQAGTVFGTPRYMSPEQAQAKPLDARSDLYSLGVLLYHMLTGRPPFTDDDAIIVMARHIKTAPRPLREVAPEANIPVEVEAAVMRVLAKNPAERPPTADAMANELLRALEMMPAAGTSGVQHVSLASISVPTVSPPTDDSLELAGVSSSRARTIGRGRIIGALVAVLTLAILGIVMFVRARSAQRSDTTASGTPDPSASSASSSPPAPSAMPSAAAAPSSASSTSGSATNAPSSPHADKESAPASAEDEAGQRRVATPIPTTPMVPQGPARTAAERRPPRPGTVPATAKSAAQAPSASPRYGVFD